From the Martelella mediterranea DSM 17316 genome, one window contains:
- a CDS encoding ABC transporter ATP-binding protein — MNKALDVRGLTTRFETRSGMVTAVNDVRFSVERGRIMGLVGESGSGKSVTGFSILGLIDEPGKVTAGEVLVDGQDLRALSPDAMRRLRGARVAMVFQDPMMTLNPVLRVGDQMAMAVRVHEKMSKRAAWEKARQTLEIVGIPAPAERLKAYPHQLSGGMRQRVAIAIALLHRPSVIIADEPTTALDVSIQGQILAEVRRLADETGTAIVWVTHDLAVISSLADDICVMYAGRIVERGPAEDVIAKPHHPYTVGLIGSVPSLHEPGTPLPQIPGSTPQLSNLPSGCPFRPRCPRASDICASEPPTVGEGDHTVSCHHPMEAP; from the coding sequence ATGAACAAGGCATTGGATGTACGCGGGCTGACAACCCGGTTCGAAACCCGCAGCGGCATGGTCACCGCCGTCAACGACGTGAGGTTTTCCGTCGAGCGTGGCCGGATCATGGGTCTGGTCGGCGAAAGCGGCTCCGGCAAGAGCGTCACCGGCTTTTCCATTCTCGGCCTCATCGACGAACCGGGCAAGGTGACGGCTGGCGAGGTGCTGGTCGATGGCCAGGATCTGCGTGCACTTTCGCCCGATGCCATGCGTCGTCTGCGCGGCGCCCGGGTGGCCATGGTGTTCCAGGACCCGATGATGACTTTGAACCCTGTTCTGCGCGTCGGCGACCAGATGGCGATGGCTGTGCGGGTACACGAGAAGATGTCGAAACGGGCGGCCTGGGAAAAGGCACGGCAAACACTGGAGATCGTCGGCATACCGGCGCCCGCGGAGCGGCTGAAGGCCTATCCGCATCAGCTTTCCGGCGGCATGCGCCAGCGCGTGGCGATTGCGATCGCGTTGCTGCATCGCCCCTCGGTCATCATCGCCGATGAGCCGACGACGGCGCTCGATGTCTCGATCCAGGGCCAGATCCTCGCCGAAGTCCGCCGCCTTGCCGACGAGACCGGGACGGCGATCGTCTGGGTGACCCACGACCTTGCCGTCATCTCCAGTCTCGCCGATGATATCTGCGTCATGTATGCCGGGCGGATCGTCGAACGTGGCCCGGCGGAGGATGTGATCGCCAAGCCGCATCACCCCTACACCGTCGGCCTGATCGGTTCGGTTCCAAGCCTGCATGAACCCGGCACGCCGTTGCCGCAGATCCCGGGATCGACGCCACAGCTTTCCAACCTGCCCTCCGGCTGTCCGTTCAGGCCGCGCTGTCCGCGCGCGAGCGATATCTGCGCCAGCGAGCCGCCGACCGTCGGCGAAGGCGATCATACCGTTTCCTGCCACCACCCGATGGAGGCCCCATGA
- a CDS encoding carboxypeptidase M32, which yields MSMSFSERVARLNDILCTVNVLRWDARVVMPAGGALSRGHQIATLQGLARDMLVDPAMADAAEEARLSARDDTARAAAEAVLHARAWHLKIPETLLRQQAETSVIAGQAWAKARAEGDFATFRPYLEEVVALARKMAEAIGHDGHPYDPMVQIYEPGETAASLSALFETLRAGIKPILDKALSRPAPRSDFLYRDYPVEAQKALCAELAALLGLDMERSRLDTAVHPFEISFTRQDVRITSRWDRNYLPMSVFGTMHETGHALYEQGVDKALTRTAHTTDLIGLYAVGGSSFGMHESQSRLFENHIGRSPAFWSHHFGKLRDHFPEQLSDVSEQEFVAAINRVEPGLIRVEADELTYDLHIMLRVRIEMALMDGSLAVDDVPQAWNAAMRDDLGIDVPNDGLGCLQDIHWSSGYIGSFPTYTIGNITAAQLMARFDTIHPDLRGAADAGDLKPLREALAEAVWRHGRSKDRHELLAAIGADANDCEPYIAYLRGKFGLTCHG from the coding sequence ATGAGCATGTCTTTTTCCGAACGGGTCGCTCGTCTCAACGATATTTTGTGCACCGTCAACGTGCTGCGCTGGGATGCCCGCGTGGTGATGCCCGCAGGCGGAGCGCTTTCGCGCGGCCACCAGATCGCGACGCTGCAGGGCCTTGCCCGCGACATGCTTGTCGATCCCGCCATGGCCGACGCCGCCGAGGAAGCGCGCCTTTCAGCCCGCGATGACACGGCAAGGGCTGCGGCAGAGGCCGTGCTTCACGCCCGCGCATGGCATTTGAAGATCCCGGAAACGCTGCTTCGCCAGCAGGCGGAAACTTCCGTTATTGCCGGTCAGGCCTGGGCCAAGGCACGGGCCGAGGGCGATTTTGCCACCTTCCGGCCCTACCTTGAAGAGGTGGTGGCGCTCGCGCGCAAGATGGCGGAGGCAATCGGCCATGACGGCCATCCCTATGACCCGATGGTGCAGATCTACGAGCCGGGCGAAACGGCGGCCTCGCTTTCCGCGCTGTTCGAGACGCTGCGCGCCGGCATCAAGCCGATTCTGGACAAGGCGCTGTCCCGGCCGGCCCCGCGCAGCGATTTTCTCTATCGCGATTATCCGGTCGAGGCGCAAAAGGCGCTCTGCGCGGAGCTGGCCGCGCTGCTCGGCCTCGACATGGAGCGAAGCCGGCTCGACACCGCGGTTCACCCCTTCGAGATTTCCTTCACGAGGCAGGATGTGCGCATCACGTCCCGCTGGGACCGGAACTACCTTCCGATGTCGGTCTTCGGCACCATGCACGAAACCGGCCATGCGCTCTATGAGCAGGGCGTCGACAAGGCGCTGACCCGGACTGCCCATACCACCGATCTCATTGGCCTTTATGCCGTCGGCGGCAGCAGTTTCGGCATGCATGAGAGCCAGTCGCGCCTGTTCGAAAACCACATTGGCCGCTCGCCCGCCTTCTGGTCGCATCATTTCGGCAAACTCAGGGACCATTTCCCCGAACAGCTTTCCGATGTCAGCGAACAGGAATTCGTGGCGGCGATCAACCGGGTCGAGCCCGGTCTGATCCGCGTCGAGGCTGACGAACTGACCTATGACCTGCACATCATGTTGCGGGTGCGCATCGAGATGGCGCTGATGGACGGGTCTCTCGCCGTCGATGACGTGCCGCAAGCGTGGAACGCGGCGATGCGCGACGATCTGGGCATCGATGTGCCGAATGACGGACTTGGATGTCTTCAGGACATCCACTGGTCGAGCGGTTACATCGGATCGTTCCCGACCTACACGATCGGCAACATCACCGCCGCGCAACTCATGGCCCGATTCGACACCATCCATCCGGACCTGCGTGGCGCTGCCGATGCCGGCGATCTGAAACCGCTGCGCGAGGCGCTTGCAGAAGCGGTCTGGCGCCACGGCCGCTCGAAGGATCGCCACGAATTGTTGGCCGCGATAGGCGCCGATGCCAATGATTGCGAACCCTATATTGCTTACCTACGCGGGAAGTTCGGCTTGACCTGCCACGGGTAA
- a CDS encoding ABC transporter permease — protein MADTVSAPVEARPARFRNFCADFARSPVAVASLVLIFGLLFVSFGAPLVSPQDPYDLANLDWLDAFLKPGTVGSGGYVHILGTDNAGRDMLSAIFYGLRTSFVIGLSAGVLALVIGICLGLAAAYFGGRLEALIMRIVDLQLSMPAILLALVLVAVLGQGIGQIILALVVAQYAYFARTTHGAATVERGKDYIEAARSTPLPTVRVLFRHLLPNVLPPLIVVATVQVASAIALEATLSFLGVGLPLTEPSLGSLIANGFKYIHTDRYWLSIYPGIFLMVTVVAINLVGDQVRTVLDPRQNR, from the coding sequence ATGGCCGATACCGTTTCCGCTCCCGTTGAAGCCCGTCCGGCGCGCTTTCGCAATTTCTGCGCCGATTTCGCCCGCTCGCCGGTCGCCGTCGCCTCGCTCGTCCTGATCTTCGGCCTCCTGTTCGTCTCCTTTGGCGCCCCGCTGGTCTCGCCGCAGGACCCTTACGATCTGGCCAATCTCGACTGGCTCGATGCCTTCCTGAAACCCGGCACGGTCGGTTCGGGCGGTTATGTCCACATTCTCGGCACCGACAATGCCGGCCGCGACATGCTCTCGGCGATCTTCTACGGCCTGCGCACCAGTTTCGTGATCGGGCTTTCCGCCGGCGTTCTGGCGCTCGTCATCGGCATCTGTCTCGGCCTTGCCGCGGCCTATTTCGGCGGACGGCTCGAAGCGCTGATCATGCGCATTGTCGACCTGCAGCTGTCGATGCCGGCGATCCTCCTGGCGCTGGTTCTGGTCGCCGTGCTCGGCCAGGGCATCGGCCAGATCATTCTGGCGCTGGTGGTCGCGCAATATGCCTATTTCGCCCGCACCACCCATGGCGCAGCGACTGTAGAACGCGGCAAGGACTATATCGAAGCCGCCCGCTCGACGCCGCTGCCAACGGTCCGGGTGCTGTTTCGCCATCTTCTGCCGAACGTGCTGCCGCCGCTGATCGTGGTGGCGACGGTGCAGGTGGCAAGCGCGATTGCGCTTGAGGCGACGCTGTCCTTCCTCGGGGTTGGATTGCCGCTCACCGAACCCTCGCTCGGCTCGCTAATCGCCAATGGCTTCAAATATATCCATACCGACCGCTACTGGCTTTCCATCTATCCCGGCATCTTCCTGATGGTGACCGTGGTGGCGATCAATCTGGTCGGCGATCAGGTCCGCACCGTGCTCGATCCGAGGCAGAACCGATGA
- a CDS encoding ABC transporter ATP-binding protein produces MKEPLLTVEGVHKRFSRKPGLVMRGIDRLSGKSSGSTVHALSDVTLSVAAGEVLGLVGESGCGKSTLGRIISGIYTPSDGRVLLDGAPVAHARGNNVEKLTTRVQMIHQDPFASLNPRMKVGETIAEGPRVHKLASAGDVRKRVRDLLQQVGLEGAYADRLPHQFSGGQRQRIAIARALAMEPDLLVLDEAVASLDVSIQAQVLNLFMELRRKLDLTAVFISHDLSVVRHVCDRVAIMYLGRIVELASARELYEKPQHPYTKALFASVPTLGTGRAAFQPIKGEIPSPLDPPKGCAFHPRCPMAGPRCKVELPLLKPVTGMATTVACHLNDGGTGIKTGSHAA; encoded by the coding sequence ATGAAAGAGCCGCTTCTCACCGTCGAAGGCGTTCACAAGCGCTTCTCCCGCAAGCCGGGCCTTGTGATGCGCGGCATCGACCGGCTGTCGGGAAAGAGCTCGGGTTCCACCGTGCATGCCCTTTCCGATGTGACGCTTTCGGTTGCCGCCGGCGAAGTGCTTGGCCTCGTGGGTGAATCCGGCTGCGGCAAGTCCACCCTCGGGCGCATCATCTCCGGCATCTATACGCCAAGCGACGGGCGCGTCCTGCTGGACGGCGCACCGGTTGCACACGCGCGGGGCAACAATGTCGAAAAGCTCACCACCCGCGTGCAGATGATCCATCAGGATCCCTTCGCAAGCCTCAATCCGCGCATGAAGGTCGGCGAAACCATTGCCGAAGGGCCGCGCGTTCACAAGCTTGCCAGCGCCGGAGACGTGCGCAAGCGTGTGCGCGATCTGTTGCAGCAGGTGGGCCTCGAAGGCGCCTATGCCGACCGGTTGCCGCATCAGTTCTCCGGCGGACAGCGCCAGCGCATCGCCATTGCCCGGGCGCTGGCAATGGAGCCCGACCTGCTGGTGCTGGATGAAGCGGTCGCCTCGCTCGATGTGTCGATCCAGGCGCAGGTGCTCAACCTGTTCATGGAATTGCGTCGCAAGCTTGATCTGACAGCCGTTTTCATCAGCCATGACCTCTCGGTGGTGCGCCATGTCTGCGACCGGGTGGCGATCATGTATCTCGGCCGGATCGTCGAACTCGCCTCGGCGCGTGAACTCTACGAGAAGCCGCAGCATCCCTATACCAAGGCGCTGTTCGCCTCTGTACCGACGCTTGGAACCGGGCGCGCGGCATTCCAGCCGATCAAGGGCGAAATTCCCTCGCCGCTCGATCCGCCGAAAGGATGCGCCTTTCATCCGCGCTGCCCAATGGCGGGACCGCGCTGCAAGGTCGAGCTGCCGCTGCTGAAACCGGTCACGGGAATGGCGACAACGGTTGCCTGCCATCTCAACGATGGCGGCACGGGCATTAAAACCGGGAGCCACGCCGCATGA
- a CDS encoding ABC transporter permease, protein MLAFLIRRLLQAIVVVFAMSLIVFLGVYAIGNPIDVLIDPGATQAIRQQLIEQYGLDQPLWQQYLTFLGNVAHGDLGKSMVYNISVTSLVFSRLPATVELVAVAVFLATAIGIPAGLYAGYRPKSLAARAIMALSVLGFSVPTFWIGMLLIMAFAVNLGWLPSGGRGDLGEIFGIHTSLATADGWRHVIMPAFNLSLFMMGLLIRLTRAGMVEAMQADYVKFARAQGLPDRQIVFSHVMRNISIPIVTVFGLEVGSTLAFAVVTESVFNWPGVGKLIIDSILQLDRPVMVTYLVLVVILFVLINLIVDIVYARLDPRVRLKGGK, encoded by the coding sequence ATGCTCGCATTCCTGATCAGACGGTTGCTGCAGGCCATCGTCGTGGTTTTCGCGATGTCGCTGATCGTGTTTCTCGGCGTCTACGCCATCGGAAACCCGATCGATGTGCTGATCGATCCGGGCGCCACCCAGGCGATCCGGCAGCAGCTCATCGAGCAATATGGTCTCGACCAGCCGCTCTGGCAGCAATATCTGACTTTTCTCGGCAATGTCGCCCATGGCGATCTCGGCAAGTCGATGGTCTACAATATCTCCGTGACCAGCCTCGTCTTTTCCCGCCTTCCGGCAACCGTGGAGCTGGTGGCCGTCGCCGTATTTCTCGCAACCGCGATCGGTATTCCCGCCGGGCTTTACGCCGGCTATCGCCCGAAGAGCCTTGCCGCCCGCGCCATCATGGCGCTGTCCGTGCTCGGCTTTTCGGTTCCGACCTTCTGGATCGGCATGCTTTTAATCATGGCATTCGCCGTCAATCTCGGCTGGCTGCCCTCCGGCGGCCGTGGCGATCTCGGCGAGATCTTCGGCATCCACACATCGCTTGCGACTGCGGATGGCTGGCGCCACGTGATCATGCCCGCCTTCAACCTGTCGCTATTCATGATGGGTCTCCTGATCCGCCTCACCCGCGCCGGCATGGTGGAGGCGATGCAGGCCGATTATGTCAAGTTCGCCCGCGCCCAGGGCCTGCCCGACCGCCAGATCGTGTTCAGCCATGTGATGCGCAACATCTCGATTCCGATCGTCACCGTCTTCGGCCTTGAGGTCGGCTCGACACTCGCCTTCGCCGTCGTCACCGAATCCGTGTTCAACTGGCCCGGCGTCGGCAAGCTGATCATCGATTCCATCCTCCAGCTCGACCGCCCCGTCATGGTCACCTACCTCGTGCTGGTGGTGATCCTGTTCGTGCTGATCAATCTGATCGTCGACATCGTCTATGCCCGACTCGACCCGCGTGTGCGGCTGAAGGGAGGCAAGTGA